Below is a genomic region from Lusitaniella coriacea LEGE 07157.
TTTTTGGATTTATTTTTTCACGAATGACGAATAATTTAGGAGTAAGCAATCCATGACTGCATTCAAATTTAAACCCACATTAGCTCTCGCGATCGCGGCGACAATTCCCCTCTCCCAAAAAGCCTGGGGACAAAGCGTTACAGTCGAAGGAGAACTTGAAAATTCTGACGAAATTAACGCCTTCGCACCCGCTACAGAAATTGAAGAAGAGACTGCAACTATCGCAGAGCCTTCCACCCCGATAAGTTCGCCAGAGCCTGAATTTGCAGTTGTACCGGAACCCTTAATTCAAGTCGAACGAACCCCAGAACCCGAAGTTGAAGAATTAGAATCAAGTTCCAGCGAAGAAGAAGGCAAATTTACATCAGTTTCAACCGAACAAACCTTAGAAGCTGAAGTAAAAATATTAGAGCAAAAAGCTACAAATAAAGCAGAACCTTCTATGCCTGCCAGTTTAGAAGAGCCAGAATTTAGTAGCGTTGAATCTTTACCCGAATATCCCAACTATGCAAAATCCGCAGCCGATTTGCAGCGCCAAATCCCAGAAGAGAAAGCCATAGAAAACTGCACTAAAACAGGACAAGGAAATTGTGCGGAACAGGCACAAAAATCTGAAGTCGCCGTTCTCGAAACTTCTCAACTGATTGAAGAAGTCACCCAAGATTCTAACGAAAATAATCCCCTCATCCCCCGCGAAATTCCTTCCCTCGTCCCCGCAACAACCCAAGAAGAAATCCCCGAAATTCCAGCAGTAGAAAATGAAGAATTTCAACTTTCCCCTCGCGTCATTCCCAACGAACGCATTACTCCCGCAATTACCAGCCTCTCCCTAAATAACGTCCCTATCTCGCACTTAACCGAATGGGAAGCCTCCGCAACCGACACTTTCGGCGACAATATTAACAACCAGTTCAGCGTTAATGGAACCGTTCGCCTTAACAGTCAAATTTCCGAAAGTTTGACTCAGGATAATGTCTATACCATCGAACAGAACGGTCATTATTTGCAACTGCAAACCGCCACGCAGTCGAGGGAAATCGAAACCAGCGTTGTTGAACCCCAAACCTTGCTCGGATTTCAAATACAAATGAGCTTAACCGCACCCTGTCGCCTTCCCAACACAGACCCCAGTCAACAATGCACCTATACGCCGGGATTGATTACCGATAGGGAAAGTATTGACCCCGATACCCTCCTTCCAACTCGCGTTTTGCAACCCTCTCGCTTGGGGGATGAAGTGACCGCGGAATCCCTCGCCGCCATTCAACAACCGGGGTTTCAGATGGGTGCAAATGGTCAGCAAGTGGGGATTGACCTCTTCTTTCCCAATGCGGGGACGATTGACGGGAACGAACAGTCCTCTAGCACTTCGGTGAGGCGGGAAGAAACGGTGGATAATACCCCTGTTCCAATTTACGCTAGCGTGCGGCAAATTGTTCGGGCAAACGATCGCGAGGCGGTTTTGGGACGGACAATTCGCGGCGTTCCTTTTGTGGTTGGGGATAAAAATACGCTGCTCAATTCGGCATTACAGTTGAGTAATTTTCTTCCGGATGCGGAACCCACTTTAGAGGGAAGCGAAAATCCGGTTAACACTAATGTCAATCGCAACCTCTTTTTAGCGGCGAATAACACGCGACTCCCGGCTAATAGTTTTACGGTTTATCAGGCAGGAATCGGACGGGCAGAAACGCCAGAAGCTGATATCACGGACATTAGAGAAACTCCTGCGGCGAATTTTAATAGTCTGTGGTTGGGGATTTCTCCGATTACCGAACGTAGTTTCTCAACCACCAATCGCTTTGAAGTGACAGGACCTCGGCGAACGATCGCGGAAGGTGGCGGTGAGGGGGGTGTTAATTCGGATGTGAGCTTTTTATCCCTGGTCAACGGTCAAGAATTTTCCACCCAAAATCTGCCAAACTTCTACACGCAAGTCTATTTGAAATTCTTCAATACCGATGTCAACAGTATTACCGGAAGTCGCTTGCGAGAGGAGACAAACTATTATCCCCATTTGAGCTTTACGGGGAACGTGACGGGGACAGAAGATATATTTAGATATTACGCCGGCGCGATCGCGGGCAACAATATAAAAGCCTACCTCGGTGCAGACTACACCAAAACTACTCAAAATGGCTGGTCGTTCGCTGCGGGAGGAATCGGCTACCTTAACCCCGATCGCGATTATTATAGCCAACTGCAAGGAAGCGTCGCCAAACGCATTACATTGGGAGACAATGCCAACTTAGTCCTTTCTGGCAGCGCTAACTACGCCCTCGATCGCGAAACCACCATCGGCGAAACTGTTATCATCGATCCCGCGAGTTCCCTCTCCGTGGGTGCAAGAGCAAATGTAGGGCCCATTTCTGCGGGGGTTGCAGGCTTCTTTGGCGGCATTTTACCCAATTCCGTCGGTAATACTCTAGTGACCGATCTTGCAGTGAATGTGGGCGATCGCGCGCGCATCTCCGGTTACTATACCCCTATCAACAACAGTTCCAGTCGTTCTCGCTACGGCGTGAAAGCCGATGTGAAATTGGGCGACGATTATAATAGTCCCACCTTAAGCCTCGGATGGGCGAATCAACAATACGGCTTTGGCAACGATCCCTCTGGCAGCGAAATCGTTCAGAACGATAATGTTTTCACCATTCAAATGCGCTTTGGCAGTCCGCGCAATCCCTTCAGTCTTCCGAACCCCACACCGTAATGGGAGACGGGGAAGCTTTTTTGAGGACACGGGGAAACGGGGACACGGAGACGCGGGGATAGGGAGACAGGGAGTTGGGGGAGTTGGGGAGGGGGAAATAGCAGGTTTCAGGTTTTTGCTGAATGCTGTTGACTGATGACCGAAGAGTGGGACGCTTTTGTATATTGAGTGATGAGAGAGTTGGCATAGGATTTGCCAAAAATTTCCAACTCTCGCCGTCAACCATTGGTTGCTGCTTAATCAACAATGTCCCGTCCCAACCGCCTGCACTGCATCAATCCTCTCTGTCAGTCTCCCTGTCCGCAACCGGGAGATAATCGATTTTGTCAGCGTTGTGGCACGTCGTTGTATCTCAATGGACGTTACATTCCCTTCGGACATTTGGGAACGGGGGGATTTGCGGCGATTTATGAGGTTTGGGATTTGCAGCAGCAGGAGGAAAAGGTGTTGAAGGTTCTCACTGCAACCTCCGAAAAAGCATTGCAATTATTCCAGCAAGAAGCCTCTGTTTTGGCAAGTTTGCACCATCCCGGCGTTCCTCGCGTCGAACCGAACAGTTTTTTTGAGGTGAAAACCCCCGCACAGTCGATTTACTGTCTGGCGATGGAAAAGATTGTTGGTCATAACCTAGAAGAGATTCTCTCTCAACACTATCCCCAAGGGTATCCCGAAGATTTGGTGGGAGATTGGTTGTGTCAATTGGTGGAAATTTTGGAGGTTTTGCACGAGCGTAAAATCGTTCACCGGGATATTAAACCGTCTAATTTAATGCTGCGATCGCGCACTTCTAGAGATAGCGGACAATTGGTTTTAATTGACTTTGGCGGCGCGAAACAACAAAATGCAACCCAAAGTTCGACGCGCTTGTTTTCCTCCGGTTACAGTCCCCCCGAACAGATTGCTGGGGGAGGGGTTGAGTCTTCGGCGGATATTTATGCTTTAGGACGCACTGCAATTCATTTACTCACGGGGAAATACCCTGCCAATTTCTCAGAAGATATGGATACGGGACAATTGCTGTGGAGGGATGGGGTATTGGTGGGGGATGCCTTGGCAGATTTGCTCGATGAGATGAGCAATTTGAACCCCGCAAAACGTCCCCAAAGCGCTCAAGACTTGCATCGACGTTTGGCGAGAATGCCGGGAATGGCGTTGAATCCCACCACCGCGATCGCGCGATCGATCTCAACTCTCGCCCAGTATAGTCGCCGTTGGGGAATTCAAGGGTACGCGATCGCGCGGCAAAAATTCGATCGCGGGTGGCACATCAGTTGGAAAATAACCAAAACCATCGCAACCATTACCACAAACACCACCCAAGAAATGGCGGGGAGTGGATTGGGTGCGGTTTTTGGGACGATTATTGGGTCTTTCCTCGCCTTTTGGACTCCTTTGGGGTGGATTTTTGCACGTGCGGTTCTAGAAGACATTCCCCGACTCTTACCGGGAATTCACATCCCCATTACGCCAGATATTCTACTCTTTTCCTGCGTTGGTTTTGGTACCGGGTGGGGACTCGCTAAAGTGGGCAATTTTAATCGACGTTTCCCCCCAATTGCCGGGGGATTATTGAGTTTTTGTGGCTACGGTATGGGATGGTTGCTATGGCAGGGAATGCCCTATAGCGTTACAGACAATTTTTTCGCTTTAATTGCCACTGCAACAACTTTTTTGACCCTCAGTTTGGGACTCTCCAACTACCCCCTCCTCCATACTCTACTCACCACTGGGGGGACGATTGCCCTATTTTGGTTTTCCATTTATCGTGGCGTTTTGCCAGACAGTTTAATTCAAGACATTTTATCTTTTAAAAACTTCGATCTCACCCTTGGGTTTTGTAGTTTATTGGGCATGGGTTCGACCTTTTCCTTAAGCGTCAGCTATTACATTATCATTCCATTTTTCCAGTGGTTAGAACGCCCTTGAGCTGTTGCTAACGCTCTTTCTTAAGCGATATGGACTATCAAAGTCTCTCTCCCAAAGTTGGGAGAGAGATTTAGAGAGAGGGCGAACAGCTCAGAAACAACACTTATCGCGCCCTCTTCCCCCAGCCCCTTAAGGTCGGCTTGCGTCCTCTGAGGAAACCTCAGAGGCGTTCCGACCTCTCCCAATCCTGAGAGCAGGGGAGCCAGAAAGATTTAGATAAAGGGCAAACAACAAACTTAAAGAAAACCTTCTTCGACACCCAATTCATATGACCGAAAAAACCCACCAACGCCTGCGCGGTACGACTCCCGAAATTGACCAAGCTGCCCGTAAACTCCGCCATCAACCCACCTCAGCAGAATTTCGTTTATGGCAAGCATTGAGAAGCAAGAAGCTCAATGGTTTGCGTTTCCGTCGCCAGCATCCGGTGGGTCGCTTCATTCTGGATTTCTACTGTCCATCTTGCAAATTAGCAATTGAGTTGGATGGTGCAATTCACCAACGTCAAGCCGAATATGATGCCGCACGGACGCAGCAACTCGAACAGTTTGGCTATCGGGTAATTCGCTTTCGCAATGAACAGGTTATGGAGGATTTACCGGGTGTTTTGGCAGAAATTGCACAGATAGCAAGCGAGTAACGGTTCAAAGTCCCTCTCCCAAGGTTGGGAGAGGGATTTAGGGAGAGGGCGAACAACTTAGAAACAACACCTATCGCGCCCTCTTCCCCCAGCCCCTGCTCCCAATCCTGGGACCAGGGGAGCCAATTCATCACAGTTCCTCTCCCAAAGTTGCCAGAGAGATTTAGCCTGGATTATTCATGACGATTCTGGAAAATTAATGAAAGCCTTGCTGTCCAATCACTCTAGCGATTTGTTCCAAAAACAGGGTGTTTTTTGTAATGCACACGGCATCAGGAATCTGACACTTGGTGAATAATCCAGGTTAGAGAGTGGGCGAACAACTCAGAAACAACGCTTATCGCGCCCTCTTCCCCCAACCCCTACTCCCAATCCTGGGAGCAGGGGAGCCAGATATGAGCAATCCTTACCCCTCTTTCGTGCCGTGGGCGATCGCGCGATCGATTAATTCAAACCCCTCCTCCACACTCTCCAACCGCGACAGCGCCTCCCGCAACTCTCCCGCACCCACAAATCCCTTTGCATACCACGCCATATGTTTGCGCGACTGAAAAATCCCGCGATCGCCCTTATACTCCCACAACCCTTGCAAATGCTCCTTCGCACAATCCAAACGCTCTCGCACCGTCGGTTCTGGTAACCGTTTTCCCGTCTTCAAAAAATAATCAATTTCTCCCACCAAAAACGGATAACCCAACGTCCCCCGCGAACACATCACCCCATCCGCACCTGTCACCTCCAAACAGCGCACTGCCGCCTCAACAGAAAAAATATCCCCATTGGCAATTACCGGAATCGAAAGCACCTCCTTCACCCGTGTAATCCACTCCCACCGCGCCGTTCCCTTATATCCTTGAGCGCGAGTCCTCCCGTGCAGCGTCAGCATTTGCGCCCCCGCATCCTCCATACGCCGCGCAAAGTCGAGAATATTGATTTCCTCATCATTCCAACCAATTCGGGTTTTCACCGTCACCGGAACCTCCACCGCCTGCACCACTTCCCGCACAATCGCCTCAGCAACATCCGGTTGGCGCAACAAAGAAGAACCGCCACCCCTGCGCGTAATTTTATTCACCGGACAGCCCATATTAATATCTACCGTATCTGCCCCCTCCGCCACCGCTTTCTGTGCCGCCGCACCCATGAAATCCGGACGACAATCGAACAATTGAATGCTGATAGGACGCTCATTTGGGTCAACATCCATGACCCTGGGTAACTCTTTAAGGTGATGCAACTCGCTCGCGCTAACCATCTCCGTGTACATCATCGACTCTGGAGCATAGCGTCGCACCAAACGCCGAAATACCAAATCCGTTACCCCAGAGAGAGGAGATTGCAAAACGCGGCTGTTAACTGTGACAGAGCCAATTTTTAAGGGCGTGGAAAGTTCAGTTTGGAGTTGAGAACACAGAGAAATCATAGGTCAGGCGTATTGCTCGATAGCCGCATCAACATTCTTAGGTAAAATCGTAACAATCTTTGTCCTTGTATGTCTTAAGCCAATAGCCCAATGAACAGCCTTTTCCTCACCCATCTTCGCAGTCCAGAACGTCCTGTCCTCGTCTTTGATGGTGCGATGGGAACCTCTCTACAAACCCAGAATTTGACCGCAGAAGACTTCGGTGGGGCGCAATACGAAGGCTGTAACGAGTACCTCGTACACACCAAACCCGAAGCCGTGGAAAAAGTGCATCGCGGCTTTCTGGAAGTGGGGACAGATGTCATTGAAACCGATACCTTTGGCGGGACATCTGTTGTATTGGCAGAATACGATCTCGCCGACAAAGCCTACTCTCTCAACAAAGCCGCCGCAGAACTCGCTAAAAAAGTCGCCGCAGAATATTCTACTCCTGAAAAACCCCGCTTTGTTGCGGGTTCAATGGGCCCTGGAACCAAGCTTCCCACCCTCGGACACATTGATTTCGACACCCTTAAAAATTCTTACGTCGTTCAAGCAGAAGGACTCTTTGATGGCGGTGCAGATTTACTCCTGGTTGAAACCTGTCAGGATGTCCTACAAATTAAAGCCGCCCTCAACGCAATTGAAGAAGTTTTTGTTAAAAAAGGACAGCGAATTCCCATCATGGTTTCGATTACGATGGAAGTCATGGGAACGATGCTCGTGGGTACGGAAATTAGCGCGGCGTTAGCAATTTTAGAACCTTATCCCATTGATATTTTAGGGTTGAATTGCGCTACAGGGCCCGAACAAATGAAGGAGCATATTAAATATTTGTCAGAAAATTCTCCCTTCATTGTTTCTTGTATTCCCAATGCAGGTTTGCCGGAAAATGTGGGCGGACAAGCGCACTATCGATTAACGCCAATGGAATTACGTTTTGCGTTGATGCACTTCATTGAAGACTTAGGCGTACAAATTATCGGGGGATGTTGCGGAACTCGTCCGGATCACATTCAACAACTTGCAGAACTTGCCAAAAATTTAAAACCGAAAGAACGCACTTTTTCCTACGAACCCTCGGCTGCATCAATTTATAGCACGCAACCCTATATACAAGATAATTCCTTCCTGATTGTTGGCGAACGTCTCAATGCAAGCGGTTCTAAAAAATGCCGTACTTTATTAAATAACGAAGATTGGGATGGACTCGTTTCTCTCGCAAAATCTCAGTTAAAAGAAGGCGCACACGTCCTCGATGTCAACGTCGATTATGTGGGACGCGACGGGGTAAAGGATATGCACGAACTTGCCTCTCGTTTAGTGAATAATGTCACCTTGCCTTTAATGCTCGACTCCACAGAATGGGAGAAAATGGAAGCGGGTT
It encodes:
- a CDS encoding endonuclease domain-containing protein, which encodes MTEKTHQRLRGTTPEIDQAARKLRHQPTSAEFRLWQALRSKKLNGLRFRRQHPVGRFILDFYCPSCKLAIELDGAIHQRQAEYDAARTQQLEQFGYRVIRFRNEQVMEDLPGVLAEIAQIASE
- a CDS encoding serine/threonine protein kinase, translated to MSRPNRLHCINPLCQSPCPQPGDNRFCQRCGTSLYLNGRYIPFGHLGTGGFAAIYEVWDLQQQEEKVLKVLTATSEKALQLFQQEASVLASLHHPGVPRVEPNSFFEVKTPAQSIYCLAMEKIVGHNLEEILSQHYPQGYPEDLVGDWLCQLVEILEVLHERKIVHRDIKPSNLMLRSRTSRDSGQLVLIDFGGAKQQNATQSSTRLFSSGYSPPEQIAGGGVESSADIYALGRTAIHLLTGKYPANFSEDMDTGQLLWRDGVLVGDALADLLDEMSNLNPAKRPQSAQDLHRRLARMPGMALNPTTAIARSISTLAQYSRRWGIQGYAIARQKFDRGWHISWKITKTIATITTNTTQEMAGSGLGAVFGTIIGSFLAFWTPLGWIFARAVLEDIPRLLPGIHIPITPDILLFSCVGFGTGWGLAKVGNFNRRFPPIAGGLLSFCGYGMGWLLWQGMPYSVTDNFFALIATATTFLTLSLGLSNYPLLHTLLTTGGTIALFWFSIYRGVLPDSLIQDILSFKNFDLTLGFCSLLGMGSTFSLSVSYYIIIPFFQWLERP
- the dusB gene encoding tRNA dihydrouridine synthase DusB, translating into MISLCSQLQTELSTPLKIGSVTVNSRVLQSPLSGVTDLVFRRLVRRYAPESMMYTEMVSASELHHLKELPRVMDVDPNERPISIQLFDCRPDFMGAAAQKAVAEGADTVDINMGCPVNKITRRGGGSSLLRQPDVAEAIVREVVQAVEVPVTVKTRIGWNDEEINILDFARRMEDAGAQMLTLHGRTRAQGYKGTARWEWITRVKEVLSIPVIANGDIFSVEAAVRCLEVTGADGVMCSRGTLGYPFLVGEIDYFLKTGKRLPEPTVRERLDCAKEHLQGLWEYKGDRGIFQSRKHMAWYAKGFVGAGELREALSRLESVEEGFELIDRAIAHGTKEG